tactctggggcatgagccaaggaagtgccccttactattgcaatatgggcagtaaggctggaatttgatgttcttgctcttgagaggggtcttcttcccgggttcctctccggcctcactatttaagtacatggtagtgggatttggtctttcctgtccctgctggcgttcaaactccttccttccccctgtggctatgtcggagattgtggcctggtgagcgatgctcttcgccttcacctccaaccatgtggccaggtctctgagagcataggtgcttctcgagccctctttcaggatgcccttattcaaacaatgttcaatgaaactgtctctgaggtacactggaagtttgctaagaagcctgttcacgtgggagccacatttaagctcgttcccgtcttctccttcaacggattggagcatcgaggtcagggattggacagccagggagaattcttggaaggcagcatggtctcccattttaattggagacgtgttcaggatgttgtttagttcattctggactagctgacatggctcaccatatctcgccttcagggcctggagagctgcagtgtatggtgttgcggagtgcataaatgattgggccagcctgtatgcactgggaaacagcaaatgatccattagtacttggtatttgtagcgttctgacagatgaccgtgaatacccagtaggctctccaatgccatttccaaaaggacaaattcactctcctttccattttcaaagtatggcagtttgggtctgggaattccataggctgaggcttctagaagtttcataatgttggctccctcttctggttgcgtgaaggataaacctGGGACatctgatgagcccactgtgaCCTCATTGggcctgtcccctactgtcccagaccctccatttgtggcagccggaatagggcgagagccctccgacctgttgtttgaggactggcctggccctggatgaaaggaacgatttgccttggttggtaattggcggaaaggcgaaggagtgatgctttgtccagatggaggaatgctaacttgtgtcactggcatagagggcgttggcggagcggcccgtctcccgtgctcagtgttggctgttgaccccggagcctccgaggactgtgtgccatgctgtaccagaggggcagattgggaaagaaaggcagacagttcaggtccatgtggaagggtggtcaggtcaactccctgttcgttcttctccaggaaggatgagaccatccgtgcctcctctaattcccttctggcttgacggtgccgtcgctgctgtgccaggtccttggcaatgaattccctttcctgtagagctctacgggcctgcacatccaattggtgacatcgttcgtcagcctgtcgttcctcctcaatctgacgctcaatttcctccaaagctaatagtttcatcctctcttgtaggacagcgttctgtgaattgctgagggctagtgaatggcggctgccatggccacttccaaaggggtatccactggtcgaactcccactccgtctagagtgcttcgacgatttcccattagtttaggggtgagcggagcctgcctctggaagctggtcgacctgtgcagtgggagttacctcatccataggttcctcacgtagaccactttcctgctccaaagcagtttccggtccttggctcagaggggatggttgatggctgaaacatatagttgatccatcaactctttgagctctggtgggcttgccctttgatgtcggaacctcgaccacatagtccttaagataaccaggtgcttgcctcgttcttctggtgctgctggtggttgaggatgaagcctttgttgctttaggcttagctcctggatatttcctttgttccaagacctttccctcagctgctctctcctcctctcttcttccttccagtggagacaattcttccctctccgcctccatttccttttcacctgtctttggttcagtcatcatccggctcaaaggaccattgaaagattagtgaaatctgtgtgggtagctggacaggtaggatgactgacagtgaaggtgacagaggaatgtatgagactgaggcaggaattcctttaaccataaattggtatatttactgggtagtctgtgctgcatcacaaaggaaacaaataacatgtatacaatcaaattcataatcaaagatcaaatcatatcagtcattattaacataagttaaggaattcaacagtccagttcattaagatgtcaatagtaatcatccgagagtcatttaggctcataactatttatcataaatcatgaaagaatacaaacagtgaatggttatacaatctataatccccatgatcaaagtcaatcagttagcaaacaatgacGTTTCTCATTTCACGCTTTCAATAGTCTTCAtgtgtacatataattaatttcaatacacatgaaccatatcgattgtgtaattggcctatgaggatctgtagggccgtgatcattgacaattcacattacacaatatgtttgaagcgtgcgctccaagccgcgctccgcggtgataactataaacaataactgaatggcccactctcccgatcaccacagatcattcagatgaaaggtgagagtcggtggacttacgtggacgcacagaacttctggatcagatggatttagggaagagaaagcagcgagatcaggcgatggcaatttcctccttttatagagttgagatctgtaggacatttccacctgacctaattaaagcgcccctggcccagctgagtaaatggcaattaattaaaggagtattccaccaactccatgggccttttctacagtatGTATATCTCCTACTTCTGTTCTCAAATTATTCAACAGATTCCACCATTTTTTCACGTGATTCTCATTAGCCTTCTTCAGACGGGAGATGGCATCCTTCACGGTcaaaatccatccatcctctcttgtATCGCATCAACTGTTTCCTTCAACTAGGTTTGTTGTTTTTATTGTCGAGAAATCTGATGCAACATCCAACAAAATCGTGTTCAAATTCCCATTTACTCAAATAGACCCTAAAGATGTACCGATTTCTCTGTATTTACGCGTTTATCCATGTCTTGGTTGTGATATTCGGGAGGACTTGCTGTTTGTTTGCTAGCCGATGTGGCCTTCTGTGAATACCGCGCGTTAGCCTTGAATAAGTTTTTATCGTGTGTCGAAATTCCAATAACGCCACTTTCGCGATATGTTTCAAAATGTAAATGATCTTTATATTAAACTGTACTTCAAGTCAATATATTAAGACAAAAAATAAGTGTATGACGTTGAATTTCAATATTGACATGCTGTTAGCTCTCTAAAATGCTGCCATCTTTTTCAGCAGTCCCACATGACTCCTccagtttttgttttttaaatcaatttgcCAACATTTATAAAAAACAGTTTTGgatttgtcattatcgggtattgtgtgtagatttgagggGGGAAACGATTTAGTAAATGTTAAAATAattttgtaacgtaacaaaattaggaaaaagtaAATGGATCTGGattatttccgaatgcactgtaaatcggAAGACAATGTGAGCAGGGGCTTCATGCACCGCAAAATTCTGAGGGGACACAAAATGACTGAGGATGGCTGTGGGGTGGGCCCTAAATTTGAGAATTTTTTGACAAGCTTGCCTCTAtgacttgattgatagcctgaaatggcttatTGGTAGATAGTTATGAGTTTGGGAACCCGTCTGAGCTAGCTAAAGCTAGGGGGGGGgaaatattattataattatttcgTTTTTTAAGAGGACAAATATGAGGAGGTATGTGCCCTTCTGCCCCACTATGGATATTGAATGTGAATGTGAGACATCGAAAATGAAAAACAAACACAGTATGAGTTTCATTTTGGTTTATTGTCCGTGTGTCAATATCGGAAGGACAttacgtttgagaaacatggatgaacgtctaattctgatgtAAAACTGAGAGCTTGTAGCTCGGATGACAGTTTAGCAGCTGAACTCCAGTTTAGCGGTACTTCTCCGCAAGGGCCAGAGCCAGTTGTTGCAGGAACTTGTCCACGGACAAATGGATCTCGGGGGTGAATTCGGCGGGGAAGTAGGCGGCAACGACCACAATCAGGTTGTGAGCCAGAATCTGCAAAGAAAAATGGAAATAGATATTTCACCTTCACACAGGTAAAAATTCCGATGTTTTTTAGTGCTTTTTTTAGTGTATTTTTCTCTTACCTTGAAGTTGGTGGGGTCCACCATCAGCTTGGTGGCGTGCAGTTCACTGAGCTTGGTCAAGAAACCAAAGAGATCGTCCAAGTTACCAACACATTCATCGATTTGATTCATGATGGTGATGCCGTGCTTCTTCACTGGAGCGGAACCGGGGGCCACggaagcccagtgggagaagTAGGCCTTGGTCTGGGGGTAGACGACAAGCATCCTGTAGTGGACATTAGAAATTAGGTGAGAcaaattttattttaaataatcaTTCACACGGTCAGTATCGGCTCCATGTTTTTGCTGAGATAGGCTACGCATTCATAGCCTCCATAGACT
The sequence above is a segment of the Oncorhynchus gorbuscha isolate QuinsamMale2020 ecotype Even-year linkage group LG16, OgorEven_v1.0, whole genome shotgun sequence genome. Coding sequences within it:
- the LOC123998807 gene encoding hemoglobin subunit alpha-4-like; its protein translation is MSLSAKDKANVKAIWGKILPKSDEIGEQALSRMLVVYPQTKAYFSHWASVAPGSAPVKKHGITIMNQIDECVGNLDDLFGFLTKLSELHATKLMVDPTNFKILAHNLIVVVAAYFPAEFTPEIHLSVDKFLQQLALALAEKYR